ATGAGCTAAGACAgaggaataaggggagacatggtaacaacctacaaaattttcaggggaattgacagggtggacaaagacaaactcttcagcacgggtgggacacgaacaaggggacacaggtggaaacgtagtacccagatgagccacagggaggctagaaagatttttttcagtgtcagagtagctaataattggaatgcattaggcagtgatttggtagaggctgactccatacacagtttcaaatgtagatatgatagagcccagtaggctcaagaatctgaacaccagttgattgacagttgagaggcgaagcaaaagagacaaagctcaaccaccacaagcacaattaggtgagtacgagtCTAACCACAGCTCATTATACTTACATATGCTTAATATCTGGCATGATGGACTGCTGTACCTGGCATGAAGGACTGCTGTACCTGGCATGAGGGACTGCTGTACCTGGCATGAGGGACTGCTGTACCTGGCATGAGGGACTGCTGTACCTGGCATGAAGGACTGCTGTACCTGGCATGAGGGACTGCTGTACCTGGCATGAAGGACTGCTGTACCTGGCATGAGGGACTGCTGTACCTGGCATGAAGGACTGCTGTACCTGGCATGAAGGACTGCTGTACCTGGCATGAGGGACTGCTGTACCTGGCATGAAGGACTGCTGTACCTGGCATGAGGGACTGCTGTACCTGGCATGATGGACTGCTGTACCTGGCATGATGGACTGCTGTACCTGGCATGAGGGACTGCTGTACCTGGCATGAAGGACTGCTGTACCTGGCATGAGGGACTGCTGTACCTGGCATGATGGACTGCTGTACCTGGCATGATAGACTGCTGTACCTGGCATGAGGGACTGCTGTACCTGGCATGAGGGACTGCTGTACCTGGCATGAGGgactgctgtacctggagtgatgGACTGCTGTACCTGGCATGCATCCAGGGTGGCAACAGAATCCTCTAGGAATCTTGGGGCTTTCACTGATGCCCAATCAggtgaatcccaggttgcaatgcTTTTGACCATTTCGTGGTGCAGTGGTCTAGGGCGTGGGATTAGGAATACAAAGTttacgggttcgaatcctcctcatggctcctaccgaTTTCTTTCAGGTAAAATCTTCTTATCACCTGACAGAGCACTCAATTACAGCTGTCCTTAACAATGATTAATATCTTATTATCATTGACAAATGTTGTAAAGGAGTGGGCTTCAAGTGCTGTTATGTCATCCAAGTCCAACGTTACTCAAACGTTTGGTTTGGacctgatggtgtggctgagagtttggacctgatggtgtggctgagagtttggacctgatggtgtggctgaaaGTTTGGacctgatggtgtggctgagagtttggacctgatggtgtggctgagagtttggacctgatggtgtggctgagagttagGAGCACAGCGGCGGCGTCATAAGTCACGTCATGATGCCTGACACGGTCGGCCACACCCTCTGGCTCTTACTGGGACGCCACAAGTCACCTCTCATATATAATAGTTGTTTGCATGACCTGGAGAAGGATGACCTAGAGATGGATGACATGGAGATGGATGACCTGGAAATGGATGACCGGGAAATGGATGACCTGGAGATGGATGACATGGAGGTGGATGACCTGGTGATGGATGACCGGGAGATGAATGACATGGAGATGGATGaccttttgattgttgccgccgaaggcggctagtttattgtgcaccccatactcatcctgtgagcggtagcgcaaaagcattacagagggcacaaaaggtctttatcagacctcatcttagattattacataaacaatttcttcaatccttcacaccttatagatataaagtcagctagttacagagaaagtgctattacaagagctacatatttacagtaagtcatcatacattaatggtaggtcttgtcgttaatacataatagtttggcaaatggggatattacagagtcataggggagcttctgtttattattagtcctcacaatacactacttgtttctgaatctcatatgtcgttcatctactggaagcaaaatgtgggtacagtgcaaggatttcaggtaatttatccatggtaataagataggttgccatatcatacagagtgagcttagatttatctctaaaaggctcaattttacaacaatccaagatatagtgttcgagtgtgtgtccctgcctatgtccacacactttacactttacttcatctagatccccatACAAGCCGAACTGACAGAGAtgcctgtagccaagtcttatacgagctgtgacaacatctgttagtctactgactttgttacttgccccatacacatgttttacttcacacatttcattgtgatgaacaatggacctgctagttccagtttgcactgttctactttcttcaaatccatccaggagttctcgtctaatgacacttttaagggacctatttgataactcaagattccgttcaatactgtctttatttactgcagccttagcaagggcgtcaactttgtcatgtttctgcatgccaatgtgagaaggaatccacaacatttttatatttaccctcttgctaagtattcttatatatctacgtctagcttccaagacaagcacgttattacttgattgcaaactgtttattgctcgtagtgaggatagggagtcagaaataattaagctgtctacttcagtgttgtcaataatttcgagtactaccagtatcgctaccaactcggcttgcattgtggacgcccagttactaattcggatatttctttgaattgtgctgccatcgggctgatgagcaataacagcacttcctgccctccctgtagctgtattgagtgatccgtcagtgtatatggtctgtgcaatgttgttttcagcttgtatattgtgaatgtattctatggtgcttaatttagcagcaagctgagcatgagggttgcttgtgattagtttcttggtggggtatgcaggggtcaggatgtcaaaaggtactatctgccagggtggaaggaagtgctgtactctttcatctgtatatacatcgtgcagtcccatcattttaatatgagtggcagttctttgaatccatttagactcgctagttccatttcgtttgtgttctaacagtgcaactgacacaatgttgtttttgttaacacgcagcagctttagtcccatcataagattaatttcaaatattctatctctaatgctaagtatatttaattctttccgcatgttgagaactttggtagttataggacagccaagtataattctgagtacttcattttgcattttttccagtctatcaatacttttgccattctgctggacgaaagctggtgcatgatagtctatcagagaccttatatacgctaaatacatcattcttgctattctaatattaacaccatatttcgggctgtaccccactacagttctgagagccttgagtatgACCTGGAAATGGATGACCTGGAGGTGGATGAAGTGGAGATGGATGACCTGGAGATGGATGACCTGGTGATAGTTGACCTGGAGATGGATGACTCATGGCATGACATCAGAACTGTGAAGAACACCATCGTGATAGCCGATCAAAATTCTAATCAATACATATAAACCTAATAACACCTTAATAACGTCAATGACCCCCATCCgttccatccctaatccttatcctgatcttcTTCGAAgttctatatagccgtaatggctcagCGTTTTTATGATTATGCATTATGTATTTCATATATCCTTGAACACACAAAAAGTACAAGTACAGTCTCGCCTCAGTTACAGATGTTAATGATTTCGGAAAGCCTAATTAACGTTCATTGGATATTAGAATGCTAAAAATGAGCTTGGTTTAGCAAAATTAATTATTGACCACTAAACTTTGTCAACAATGGTGAGGATATACTTGTGGTACATCGTAGCTACTAGAGCAGCGGGCCACAAGGAAGTCACCGTAGTCAGGTCTCCAGGGAGCTCTAAGACCAGAACTGGACGACccggggcagctgaggtcattaaCAACAGGGACACTATTACCCGTGTAAGTAGTGCTCAGGGCCCAGGCTGGTGGGTGCACCACACCGCTTTGGCAATGTCCTGCACTACCtcaagacggagagagagagagagagagagagagagagagagagagagagagagagacagacagagagagagagcgaggttgagagagagatctttcgacAATATCTCGTTAAACCTAAATGAACCTGTAATATACTTTTCCAAATGTGAGAATATCAGAGCCAAGTTTTGAGAAGACTTCCTTAATTACAAGGAGAACACTCATGTATTCATATAAGGATATATTCTTGTGCATTATTATTAAAACACTATCAATGCTCGTTCGAATTCAGTtacataacacacacactcctctgttTCTCCAGCCCATGCCCTccccagtaaccccccccccccccaaaccttcCGTCCCTCCCCCTCTTCTTTATTCCCTCCCGCTTCACCCCTTACCTTCCCTACCCCTGACCTCCAGGCTCTCCTACCCCAGGCTCCCCTTCATCCTCCAACCAAtgacctctcacccccccccctttcatatCCCACCCTTCTCCTCCCCCATCCCCAGCCCAAATTGACTCCCAACCTCAGATCCTCTCCACTACAACTATGCCTGCCTttaaaactctcaggggattatgggggaggctcgggttgttgggtaactacttagtgaccactttgccttgaacgttgaattaccactggggaaaaaacaagtccactttcaaaggaaaaggctaaatattaataaagatatgaaaaattattttattcaaaatatgggagattggtatcaacaatacacgccgctccgcgttgatagtttttacgaggacatggtcgagaacatagagaaattagtacagagggaaaataacgggggcagggtaagcaagacgcatggacctaagaaatttaaatattccaatgatcagcaagtcaaggggtgggagagaatgctacggagtgcacataaagaatggttaaaatatggaatgagggatgaagagaaaaatacaatgttggaagtggctagggaatgcagtcaggtgaggaaggaggcgcgggacagatactggcaagactttgctcagtccattggtaatactaagaacctgaaagacatatggagagcagtaaacaaagtcaggggttgtaagaccatattcattgctcactcagatccagggaaagttgctaatgagttagtagataaatgggcaagtgctgctggtatggagtccttacctgcagacacgagagtcaccattgagtcatgggaaaatattagaaatggagtaactttatgtgccttaaatacaagatctataacatgcactgagataactcacgatgagctactggatgctatataaagtggcagctctactgctccgggaaaagatggagtaacgtatgacatacttaattatttagccggtatgaaacctagtcccttacttgatttgtttaatatgagttatagagagggaaagttaccaagaaaatggaaagaggctgtcatcattcctatccttaagtcaaacggaggctacagacctgtctccttaatatcctgctttgtaaaatgatggaaaggattttgttaaataggctactctaccttgtaggtgataacatgtccagtaatctatttggttttatcaaaggcaaaagtactgcggattgtctcttaaagtgtttgtctaatgtggatgacaattgttgagtttttgttgatctacaaggagcatttgataaagccaatggggaagtaatcttatacgaattagccaatctgggaataacagggagattgctacactggataagggattatctacaaggcagaaaaggtcaggtgtattaccagggatacgtgtctgaggaacggaggtttcagttaggtaccccacaagggggagtattaagtcccaccttattcaatgtattaatgaacagattagcatcagagatgtatcctccaggggtcacgacgatcatatatgctgatgacattcttatacaaggcacttctgggaacaaaattcaaactgctcttaacatacttggtacaacctgtcacaagttaggcttagttataaatgcagataaaaccaaatacgagtataggaaacgaagaaatataacacttactctaaatggtgtggaactgagccgtgttcagaagtacaagtatctgggcatgtatgttggatacacatgtgagagtaaaaatgctgaaataaatcatatcagcaccttatgtaaagctcgtctgcatcctctgaaagcactggctttttctggtaaaggtgttggggtacctatcttgcggatgttatacataagtactgttcggtccctgatagactacgcagcgcccgtattgtcttacacaggccaaggcagaattcgaaaaatagagctgatacagaacgaggctatgaggattattcttggatgtcaaagaaatgcaatgattgaaataatgagaatggaattaaatttacagagtgtgtgtgatagagtccgtgacattaacactagagtatctatttgtttcatgcggagaaaaggggtggataagctgtttgagagcgttcagacctgcttgagtgacgtacacacttccatgaaactgagggagacacgctacacgaggggattagctcatgacctcagggaatacgacgtacttgactgctgtaaaccctctcgacagtgtaatatgtctgctccctggaaagtacagaaaatagacgtcgaaattgtacccctcaaggtgaaaaagattcattatgaaccgggacaattacggtgtttgtatggaagcatgatatctcggttaccaagaggcaacagtttacatgtatattgcgacgggtcggtggcggaggatggcagggcagggtgtggtgtgctaataagggaatatacggagtttgggactgtggacaggataattgaactccggcttagtaattatatatcatccacacaagctgaactgcaggccattctggcgtgtttggaggaagtacgtcatgacgacaaaaatgtttttgtatttgtcgatagccgaggagcactggagtccttaaacagtcgaaacccagtcttcatgtctatagttgaggactgtaagagaagaataactgagatacagctgaaaggttatagtgtgaaattcatgtggattccatctcatgttggaatagtgctcaacgaggtggcggatgacttggccaaacgtgccacatcaaaaccacaagttgacattgaatgtgaattcacaatgagacaaataagaagcaaaatcagaaatattcaggcacaggcgggagtggagaggagagagataatgtatgagagaagtcaaaccctgcaacactacatgtatgtgagtcaaaacacccatttcctttatggtaaaaggagaaatgcttggagtgactctgtgtacatgcggctcaggcttgggtacaaatattactgggaatatgggataggtgttcatgataatgacacgaagtgtaaactatgtggtatgttaaggtctcacacccttgcccattatgttcttgattgtccgttgattaatgtatatagaaacactgagataaggactgttcctgaacaaatagcctggatgtgtcacaacggaaaggttgatgatattcttgagagatataagaatttcgcaccaagattgtaatattttgttgaattatctgcatgtgtcttgcaaattgtctatacagtatacctaggtcataaaagtatttgtgtgtatgtctgataacatactacttgtaaaggaggaaatgtatatgtttatctctcagaatgtttggtaatatgtttatttgtgatgtgtgtctatgtatgtattaacacattgtactgaatggggtgagaatagcttgagctacctcatccctttgtgtgtattttacctcaataaacttatttcaatttcaatttcaatttctccaCTACAACACCTCCGACCTTCCTAGCTTTCCCATTcaggatcctcccagccccctctgTCCCCAGATCCCCCCCAAGTCCTCCTTCTCACCCTGACACCCCTTGCTTCCCTACTCAAGTGAAACCAACATGAACTGAGGCTGGAAGGAAGAGGGTcagtttcaaggtaatgtactcaaacatagatgcgattacaagcaaggcaagtgaacttaagGAAAGAGTATAAGTAGGGAACCCGGATGTAATttatctcacagaaacaaaattctcatgaatcataatgaatgcggtgtttccccagaactACATTGTACTAAGAATAGTAAGGGAAgtaaggggaggaggcggagtggccctact
This sequence is a window from Procambarus clarkii isolate CNS0578487 chromosome 36, FALCON_Pclarkii_2.0, whole genome shotgun sequence. Protein-coding genes within it:
- the LOC138371770 gene encoding uncharacterized protein, with protein sequence MVKSIATWDSPDWASVKAPRFLEDSVATLDACQVQQSITPGTAVPHARYSSPSCQVQQSLMPGTAVYHARYSSPSCQVQQSLMPGTAVLHARYSSPSCQVQQSIMPGTAVHHARYSSPSCQVQQSFMPGTAVPHARYSSPSCQVQQSFMPGTAVPHARYSSPSCQVQQSLMPGTAVLHARYSSPSCQVQQSLMPGTAVPHARYSSPSCQVQQSIMPDIKHM